Proteins found in one Arthrobacter pascens genomic segment:
- the trpS gene encoding tryptophan--tRNA ligase: MTSSPSPVTKKRILSGAKPTADSLHLGNYIGAVRNWVDMQAEYDAVFFIPDLHAITVDFEPAELAKRTRVVAAQYIAAGIDPDKSIFFVQSHVPEHAQLAWALNCITGFGEASRMTQFKDKTQKSGADSATLGLFAYPTLMAADILLYQSDLVPVGEDQRQHLELTRNLAQRFNMRYGQTFTVPEATILKASAKIYDLQNPSAKMSKTGESPNGSIQLLEDPKTAAKRIKTAVTDAGTEVRFDSEAKPGISNLLTIYSTLTGKSVLDLETEYQGKMYGHLKADLAEVVVDFITPLRNRTNELMDDPAELDRLLAQGADRAREIASVTLGQVYERMGFLPSLSLAGVR, from the coding sequence ATGACTAGCTCACCATCCCCTGTCACCAAGAAGCGCATCCTTTCGGGCGCCAAACCCACTGCGGATTCACTGCACCTGGGCAATTACATCGGTGCTGTCCGTAACTGGGTGGACATGCAGGCTGAATACGATGCCGTGTTCTTTATCCCCGATCTCCACGCCATCACCGTGGACTTCGAACCGGCCGAGCTTGCCAAACGCACCCGTGTGGTTGCCGCACAGTACATCGCAGCGGGCATCGACCCGGACAAGAGCATCTTTTTTGTGCAGTCGCATGTGCCCGAGCACGCCCAGCTCGCCTGGGCGCTCAACTGCATCACCGGCTTCGGCGAGGCGTCCCGCATGACGCAGTTCAAGGACAAGACCCAGAAGTCAGGTGCCGACTCCGCAACGCTCGGCCTGTTCGCCTACCCCACTCTCATGGCGGCCGACATCCTCCTCTACCAGAGTGACCTGGTTCCGGTAGGCGAGGACCAGCGCCAGCACCTGGAGCTGACCCGCAACCTGGCGCAGCGGTTCAATATGCGGTACGGGCAGACCTTCACGGTGCCTGAGGCCACCATCCTCAAGGCCAGCGCCAAGATCTACGATCTCCAGAATCCCAGCGCCAAGATGTCCAAGACCGGAGAGTCACCCAACGGTTCCATCCAGCTTCTGGAGGACCCCAAGACCGCCGCCAAGCGGATCAAGACCGCCGTCACGGACGCCGGCACCGAGGTCCGCTTCGATTCAGAGGCCAAGCCCGGCATCTCCAATCTCCTGACCATCTATTCGACGCTGACGGGCAAGTCAGTGCTTGACCTTGAAACCGAGTACCAGGGCAAGATGTACGGCCACCTGAAAGCGGACCTGGCAGAGGTCGTAGTGGACTTCATCACGCCGCTGCGGAACCGGACCAACGAGCTCATGGATGATCCCGCGGAGCTGGACAGGCTTCTGGCACAGGGTGCCGATCGGGCACGCGAAATCGCGTCCGTGACGCTCGGCCAGGTCTACGAGCGGATGGGTTTCCTGCCTTCCCTGAGCCTGGCAGGGGTCCGCTAG
- a CDS encoding exodeoxyribonuclease III has product MSSALKKDHLRIASVNVNGLRAAYKNGMAAWLEPREVDILCLQEVRAPDAIVRQLLGEGWHILHAEAEAKGRAGVAIASREEPLDTRNGIGDDYFATAGRWVEADFRIADASGNPVQLTVASAYVHSGEVGTPKQVDKYRFLDAMSTRLPELTKHSDHSLVVGDLNVGHTELDIRNWKGNVKKAGFLPDERAYFDRFFGEEIGWRDVHRGLAGSVDGPYTWWSQRGQAFDNDTGWRIDYHLATPALASAAISAVVDRAASWDTRFSDHAPLVVDYRL; this is encoded by the coding sequence GTGAGCTCGGCATTGAAGAAGGACCACCTTCGCATCGCATCAGTCAACGTTAACGGCCTTCGGGCTGCCTACAAGAACGGTATGGCGGCATGGCTGGAGCCGCGCGAGGTGGATATTCTCTGCCTCCAGGAGGTCAGGGCACCGGACGCGATTGTCCGTCAACTGCTCGGCGAGGGCTGGCATATCCTGCACGCTGAAGCAGAGGCCAAGGGCCGCGCAGGTGTGGCCATTGCTTCCCGTGAAGAACCGCTGGACACCCGTAACGGCATCGGTGATGACTACTTCGCCACTGCTGGGCGCTGGGTGGAGGCTGATTTCCGGATCGCCGACGCCAGCGGAAACCCCGTGCAGCTGACCGTTGCCAGCGCCTACGTGCACTCCGGTGAGGTGGGTACACCCAAGCAGGTGGACAAGTACCGGTTCCTGGATGCAATGAGCACCCGCTTGCCTGAACTGACAAAGCACAGCGACCATTCCCTTGTCGTGGGCGACCTCAACGTAGGCCACACGGAGCTGGACATCAGGAACTGGAAGGGCAACGTTAAGAAGGCTGGCTTCCTCCCTGACGAGCGGGCCTATTTTGATCGCTTCTTCGGCGAGGAGATCGGCTGGAGGGATGTCCACAGGGGCCTGGCGGGCAGCGTCGACGGCCCCTACACCTGGTGGTCGCAGCGTGGCCAGGCCTTTGACAATGACACTGGCTGGCGCATCGACTACCACCTTGCGACGCCGGCCCTGGCTTCCGCCGCAATCTCGGCGGTCGTGGACCGGGCGGCCTCGTGGGACACACGCTTTTCTGACCATGCCCCGCTGGTAGTGGACTACCGGCTCTAA